In Diceros bicornis minor isolate mBicDic1 chromosome 24, mDicBic1.mat.cur, whole genome shotgun sequence, the following are encoded in one genomic region:
- the FAM181A gene encoding LOW QUALITY PROTEIN: protein FAM181A (The sequence of the model RefSeq protein was modified relative to this genomic sequence to represent the inferred CDS: inserted 1 base in 1 codon), whose translation MAVSLSRRSRPPLRQVALGTVEQAQEARLRPLWSPANGRCRTAVTGSWEPLTLNGNVGTGRCRLIGMLCIWRGAPDWPEGPPSSGDSVSIQPTRGLHHRFQPDARSSPAAPGLAQVRSVSFSGAAXTPQNPPSSWKAPCSGPLAMASDSDVKMLLNFVNLASSDIKAALDKSAPCRRSVDHRKYLQKQLKRFSQKYSRLPRGLPGRGAEPHLRRGPEDRPGRLPLDSGQDSSPSGGGGCKEKALGNPYREECLSKEQSLQGQNPEAARPGQVPMRKRQLPASFWEEPRPTHSYPLGLEGGLGPREGAPYEGKKPCKGLEPVGPELAPVPTSPRAPAEKEPLKMPGVTLVGRVNAWNYCPLQYHGQPIYPGPPAALPQSSVPSLGLWRKSPASPGELAHFCKDVDSPGQKVYRPVVLKPIPTKPAMPPPIFNVFGYL comes from the exons ATGGCTGTTTCGTTGTCAAGACGAAGTCGACCTCCCCTCCGACAAGTTGCCTTGGGAACAGTGGAGCAAGCCCAGGAAGCCCGGCTCCGCCCCCTGTGGTCCCCGGCAAACGGCAGGTGCCGAACAGCGGTGACAGGAAGCTGGGAGCCCCTGACGCTGAACGGT AATGTGGGAACGGGGCGCTGCCGCCTGATTGGGATGCTTTGTATCTGGAGAGGCGCTCCTGATTGGCCTGAGGGGCCCCCCAGCTCCGGGGACTCAGTCTCCATTCAGCCCACTCGAGGGCTGCACCACCGCTTCCAGCCGGACGCACGGAGCTCGCCGGCCGCgccgggcctggcccag GTCCGCTCTGTGTCCTTCTCTGGAGCAG AGACCCCGCAGAACCCACCCTCTTCATGGAAAGCCCCGTGCAGTGGTCCCCTTGCGATGGCGTCCGACAGTGACGTGAAGATGCTGCTGAACTTTGTGAACCTGGCGTCCAGTGACATCAAGGCGGCCCTGGACAAGTCCGCGCCCTGCCGCCGCTCCGTGGACCACCGCAAGTACCTGCAGAAGCAGCTCAAACGCTTCTCCCAGAAGTACTCCCGGCTCCCGCGGGGCCTCCCCGGCAGAGGGGCCGAGCCTCACCTGAGAAGGGGGCCCGAGGACCGGCCCGGGAGGCTGCCCCTTGATTCTGGCCAGGATTCCAGCCCCAGCGGGGGTGGGGGCTGCaaggagaaggctctggggaaccCCTACAGGGAAGAATGTCTCTCTAAGGAGCAGAGCCTCCAGGGGCAGAATCCAGAAGCTGCCAGGCCTGGCCAGGTGCCCATGAGGAAAAGACAGCTGCCCGCTTCCTTCTGGGAAGAGCCACGGCCCACCCACAGCTACCCCCTGGGGCTGGAGGGGGGACTGGGCCCCAGGGAGGGAGCTCCCTATGAGGGTAAGAAACCCTGCAAGGGTTTGGAGCCTGTGGGGCCCGAGTTGGCCCCAGTGCCCACGTCCCCAAGGGCACCCGCTGAAAAGGAGCCACTCAAGATGCCTGGGGTCACCCTGGTGGGCCGTGTCAATGCCTGGAACTACTGCCCCCTCCAGTACCACGGACAGCCCATCTACCCGGGCCCTCCAGCCGCCTTGCCTCAGAGCTCGGTCCCCAGCCTGGGCCTGTGGAGGAAAAGCCCGGCTTCCCCGGGGGAGCTGGCCCACTTCTGCAAGGATGTGGACAGCCCAGGGCAGAAGGTGTACAGACCCGTGGTTCTGAAGCCTATCCCCACCAAGCCAGCCATGCCCCCACCCATCTTTAACGTCTTTGGCTACCTCTAG